A single window of Colletes latitarsis isolate SP2378_abdomen chromosome 11, iyColLati1, whole genome shotgun sequence DNA harbors:
- the Brun gene encoding trafficking protein particle complex subunit brun, with protein MRSAISVILSSPVPDNKMSHPDYEQTAHDHAALLLLLRPIGTQIKQKTVTRLCERIIKAGSRFTVTDSTGGTREILARFVREHPVENNDWGDFQTHRKLLGLITFGKYDNQAELNELCRVHVTLKGKYSATLYDSRAIFFGPTETNNLHEPPSSFSTPSNFKTCAVFYTDETCPDLEVHIMECLNSLFWILESKRLERSKEKIDRVSLLLAPFEKKDFIGLDLESRNNRKRCVGRMTKHLGDLCLQAGLPADALSNYNSAASVLQAVNDWLWLGAAFEGLCAASALVLYPNMCRSLPLQRNSSLQEGSPGKQRRGSQAITTLPSPPAVEVVKSSMPHILLPEEISKKYREAIVHYSKYQYAGIIETEASFKATRISIEQNCTLQAASYLNNVILINLLLSEQEKIDRFTTLSDLYTSFGFIRKSSFCLRLAATRHVSQNNPNPDWQQCYNLMLQATPGFKLSLDPVDMTPDTHRGWPVIQIQVINDLVAAANRMGNPALATRHMTFLLQTMYNYLTPIERKDTALQLQSVSQQCEGAPVPLVLDSGTVIPPANLTNIPKTKSFVLKNMQSHLQPQKIERVKEDHGPFLFTPINFGSLERKNTSKSKVDYLWVEGDICEVSMQLINPLPFELNVSNMRLLTNGVVFESIPESIILPAESGPIAVTLAGRPKEIGDLEILGFSTHTLGVKSNCRLRYMEGMVHPQYTVEVVPALPRIEVATSLPQTASFSSGDNIVTSASISLYGGESAECTVTIKNSGQVPIETIELSVQSTLDAITEHKIFNWNDENLMTQLPLQPGVSASLTLYLYATTDFIAPISRNDITSSTYLSQPSSLMSHSGHSSLPSRLSSPSHTKRQSELTSSFRSGLSSHSGNSSMVSSRLSKLAVPLHASNVIEGQLKIKYSGGAGLTAGYCRTSSVFVTIEMLPSVQITNWDVLPAETPSQFYLVLDLTNMTNHEMELHYTHTKCIYMEGKESCRIPVPVDRCPLHKLSTLNGVGDIGELQKVCSEHIASLVDLRWQLLGTDSTGKAILSGITLTQDMLDLVRMSPLQWEIKINDALVKAQDELTCSLGECVSVGIGVCNALEHPLSDLTLSINFYQDHHNGVNNYQLETRLSIAGANKVMLPVLQEYGRVYHECRVVFFTTGQYKIDIQCSSKESAPNTPILCSELINAGHTWRYIPPIEITVDDY; from the exons ATGCGCTCGGCTATCAGTGTTATTTTGTCGAGTCCGGTACCCGACAATAAGATGTCTCATCCTGATTACGAGCAAACTGCTCATGATCACGCGGCATTACTCCTGCTTTTAAGACCCATTGGTAcacaaattaaacaaaaaactgTTACCAGGTTATGCGAACGAATAATTAAAGCAGGTAGCAGATTTACTGTCACTGATTCTACCGGTGGAACACGTGAAATCCTTGCTAGATTTGTTAGAGAACATCCCGTCGAAAATAATGATTGGGGAGATTTTCAAACGCACAGAAAACTGTTGGGGTTAATTACATTTGGCAAATATGACAACCAAGCAGAACTCAATGAACTGTGCAGAGTTCATGTTACTTTGAAAGGAAAGTATAGTGCAACACTGTACGATTCGCGTGCTATATTTTTTGGGCCAACAGAAACAAACAATCTGCATGAACCACCATCGTCATTTAGTACACCATCAAATTTTAAAACTTGTGCTGTGTTTTATACCGATGAGACCTGCCCTGATCTTGAAGTTCACATTATGGAGTGCCTgaattctctgttttggatcttggAATCTAAAAGATTGGAAAGATCCAAAGAAAAAATAGATAGAGTTTCCCTTTTATTAGCACCTTTTgaaaagaaagattttataggACTGGATCTTGAATCCAGAAATAATAGAAAAAGATGCGTAGGTCGCATGACAAAACATTTAGGTGATTTGTGTCTTCAAGCTGGACTTCCAGCAGATGCTTTAAGTAACTATAATTCAGCAGCTAGTGTATTACAAGCAGTTAATGATTGGCTGTGGCTAGGAGCAGCGTTTGAAGGTTTATGTGCTGCATCTGCTCTAGTGTTATATCCAAATATGTGTAGAAGTCTTCCATTGCAAAGAAACTCTTCCCTTCAAGAAGGAAGTCCAGGTAAGCAGAG ACGAGGTTCACAAGCTATTACAACTTTACCATCACCACCTGCTGTAGAGGTAGtaaaaagcagtatgccacACATTTTATTACCTGAAGAAATATCAAAGAAATATCGTGAGGCAATAGTTCATTATAGTAAATATCAATATGCTGGAATAATCGAGACAGAAGCTAGCTTTAAAGCCACAAGAATTTCAATAGAGCAAAATTGCACTTTGCAAGCTGCTTCTTATTTAAATAATGTTATacttataaatttattattaagcgAACAAGAGAAA ATCGATCGATTTACTACATTGTCAGATTTATACACAAGCTTTGGTTTCATAAGGAAATCATCATTCTGTTTAAGATTAGCTGCAACAAGACATGTATCTCAAAATAATCCTAATCCAGATTGGCAACAGTGTTATAACTTAATGCTACAAGCCACACCTGGATTTAAACTGTCTTTAGATCCTGTTGATATGACTCCTG ATACGCATAGAGGTTGGCCAGTTATTCAGATTCAAGTGATAAATGATCTTGTTGCTGCCGCTAATCGTATGGGTAATCCAGCACTTGCAACTAGACATATGACATTTTTGCTTCAAACAATGTACAATTATTTGACCCCTATCGAGCGCAAAGACACCGCTTTGCAACTACAAAGCGTATCTCAACAATGCGAAGGTGCTCCCGTACCACTC GTTCTAGATTCGGGAACAGTTATACCACCTGCTAATTTAACGAATATTCCAAAAACAAAATCATTTGTTTTGAAAAATATGCAATCACACCTTCAGCCTCAAAAGATTGAAAGAGTCAAAGAAGATCATGGTCCTTTCTTATTTACGCCGATTAATTTTGGCTCATTGGAGAGAAAGAATACATCTAAAAGTAAAGTTG ATTACTTGTGGGTAGAGGGTGACATTTGTGAAGTATCAATGCAGCTCATTAATCCCTTACCATTTGAACTTAATGTGTCCAATATGAGACTTCTTACAAATGGAGTAGTATTTGAATCAATTCCAGAAAGTATTATACTTCCTGCAGAGTCAGGACCAATTGCAGTAACATTAGCAGGCAGGCCTAAAGAAATTGGAGACTTAGAAATACTTGGTTTTAGTACACATACATTAGGAGTAAAATCTAACTGCAGATTAAGGTACATGGAAGGAATGGTTCATCCCCAATATACTGTTGAAGTAGTTCCAGCTTTGCCAAGGATAGAAGTGGCTACAAGTTTACCTCAGACTGCAAGTTTTAGTTCTGGAGATAATATAGTAACTAGTGCAAGTATATCATTGTATGGTGGTGAAAG CGCTGAATGTACTGTAACTATTAAAAACTCTGGCCAAGTTCCTATTGAAACGATTGAGTTGTCAGTACAATCTACACTAGATGCAATAACTGAACACAAAATATTCAATTGGAATGATGAAAATTTAATGACACAATTACCTTTGCAGCCTGGTGTCAGTGCAAGTCTTACCTTATATTTGTACGCGACTACAGATTTTATTGCACCTATATCCCGGAACG ATATTACTAGCAGTACATATCTCAGTCAACCAAGCAGTTTAATGTCTCATTCGGGACATAGTTCGTTACCGTCTAGATTAAGTTCTCCGTCGCATACAAAACGACAATCCGAGTTAACTTCCTCGTTCAGATCAGGTTTAAGTTCTCATTCTGGCAACTCTTCCATGGTTAGTTCGCGATTATCAAAGCTTGCTGTTCCATTACATGCTTCAAATGTTATCGAGGGCCAATTAAAAATAAAGTACTCAGGTGGTGCTGGTTTAACGGCAGGTTATTGTCGTACTTCGTCAGTATTTGTAACCATCGAAATGTTACCCAGCGTACAAATTACGAATTGGGATGTGCTTCCAGCAGAAAC ACCATCGCAGTTTTATCTCGTATTAGACTTAACGAACATGACCAATCATGAAATGGAATTGCATTATACGCATACTAAATGTATATACATGGAGGGCAAAGAGTCCTGTAGAATTCCCGTACCAGTTGACCGATGCCCGCTCCATAAATTATCTACG TTAAATGGAGTTGGCGATATTGGAGAACTTCAAAAAGTTTGTTCTGAGCATATTGCCTCCCTGGTTGATTTACGATGGCAATTACTAGGCACAGATTCGACTGGGAAAGCAATCCTTTCTGGCATTACTCTCACTCAGGATATGTTAGACCTCGTTAGAATGAGTCCTTTGCAATGGG AGATAAAAATAAATGACGCACTTGTAAAGGCACAGGACGAACTAACGTGTAGTTTAGGCGAATGCGTTAGCGTCGGGATAGGAGTATGTAACGCTTTGGAACACCCTTTGAGCGATCTCACATTGTCTATTAATTTTTATCAGGATCACCATAATGGGGTCAATAATTATCAACTAGAAACAAGGCTATCTATTGCTGGTGCAAACAAAGTTATGCTCCCAGTA TTACAGGAATATGGAAGAGTTTATCACGAATGCCGCGTAGTGTTCTTTACAACTGGACAATACAAAATAGATATTCAATGTAGTAGTAAAGAGTCGGCCCCGAATACACCAATACTTTGTTCGGAATTAATAAATGCTGGACATACATGGCGTTATATACCACCAATAGAAATAACTGTTGATGATTATTAA
- the Pif1 gene encoding pif1 DNA helicase, with translation MNQNDYSVTCSVIIEWTDSHGSIRKKINHRTATLRLIRNNLREMFIEVRTEKANLVTKLSLKSINVFNKYMTDGKASIKLKDENCTLFLSNAPVSQLMNFLKTIYIKFTNEPGQTVKNPLTERLLSNKSLGGLQEISPVTSAEVNKAKEKAISVSRATITTPSPSALKKRKRTDENGLRPTTAKKLYENPTTVQITEEQTKILDAVLSGKNIFFTGSAGTGKSYLLRKIISALPPDVTMATASTGVAACHIGGITLHQFAGIGLGNGTVEKCFKMAVRNSANLWRKTKHLIIDEISMVKSDYFDKIEAVARQIRRNERPFGGIQLILCGDFFQLPPVSSRDEKAKFCFQSTAWEKCVHFNFELQTVHRQKDPEFIKILNNIRIGRITDDIAEALRATAKQKIEKNGIVATRLCSHVNEAEEINEFQLNELKGESKVYVAYDSDQSVTSVLDQQLTVPGKLVLKVGAQVMLLKNINIAGGLVNGARGVVIKFADNMPVVQFKSGIQYHTKLEKWNLKTNIGNIVHRKQIPLKLAWAFSIHKSQGLTLDCVEMCLSRVFDAGQSYVALSRAQSLQSLRVLDFKNEQIWAHSDVLVFYKKFRRNLHEIEMIPLKKKQKL, from the coding sequence ATGAATCAAAACGACTATTCGGTGACGTGCTCTGTAATAATAGAATGGACAGACTCGCACGGTTCGATACGAAAGAAGATAAATCATCGAACGGCAACTTTACGCTTAATCCGAAATAATTTGCGTGAAATGTTCATCGAGGTACGAACAGAAAAAGCGAATCTAGTAACGAAACTCTCGTTGAAATCCATTaacgtttttaataaatatatgacCGATGGAAAAGCTTCTATAAAACTTAAAGATGAAAACTGTACGTTATTCCTATCGAATGCGCCGGTTTCTCAATTAatgaattttttgaaaacaatATACATCAAATTTACGAATGAACCGGGACAAACGGTGAAAAACCCACTCACAGAGAGACTACTTTCTAATAAATCGTTGGGTGGCCTACAAGAAATTAGTCCTGTAACAAGTGCTGAAGTAAATAAAGCCAAAGAGAAGGCTATTAGTGTGTCACGTGCAACAATTACAACCCCATCTCCTAGTGCTTTGAAGAAGAGAAAACGCACAGATGAAAATGGGTTAAGACCTACCACAGCAAAGAAACTGTATGAAAATCCAACTACTGTACAAATTACAGAAGAACAAACCAAAATTCTAGATGCAGTGCTTAGTGgtaaaaacatattttttactGGTAGTGCTGGTACTGGTAAATCATATTTACTTAGAAAAATAATATCAGCTCTTCCTCCCGATGTTACAATGGCTACGGCAAGTACAGGAGTAGCAGCATGTCATATAGGTGGAATTACTTTACATCAGTTTGCAGGAATTGGACTGGGTAATGGAACTGTAGAAAAATGTTTTAAGATGGCTGTTCGTAATTCTGCTAATTTATGGAGAAAAACAAAACATTTAATAATAGATGAAATTTCTATGGTCAAATCAGATTATTTTGATAAGATTGAAGCTGTTGCTAGGCAAATCCGTAGAAATGAGAGACCTTTTGGTGGAATACAACTGATCTTATGCGGAGACTTTTTTCAACTACCACCTGTCTCTTCAAGAGATGAAAAagcaaagttctgttttcaaagCACAGCATGGGAGAAGTGTgtacattttaattttgaactACAAACAGTTCATAGACAGAAGGACCCTGAGTTTATAAAAATTCTGAACAATATTAGAATAGGTAGAATTACAGACGATATCGCGGAGGCTCTTAGAGCAACAGCtaaacaaaaaattgaaaagaatGGAATTGTAGCAACAAGGCTGTGTTCTCATGTGAATGAAGCTGAAGAAATTAACGAGTTTCAATTAAATGAATTGAAAGGTGAATCTAAAGTATATGTGGcttatgattctgatcagtctGTGACTTCAGTATTGGATCAACAGTTAACTGTTCCTGGCAAACTTGTATTGAAAGTTGGTGCTCAAGTAATGctgttgaaaaatataaatattgctgGAGGCCTAGTAAATGGAGCAAGAGGTGTAGTTATCAAGTTTGCAGACAATATGCCAGTAGTTCAATTTAAATCAGGTATTCAATATCATACAAAATTAGAGAAATGGAACTTGAAAACAAATATAGGTAACATTGTTCATAGGAAACAAATTCCGCTTAAATTagcatgggctttttctattcATAAAAGTCAGGGTTTaacattggattgtgtagaaatGTGTTTATCTAGAGTATTTGATGCCGGTCAGTCGTATGTAGCATTATCGCGAGCACAAAGTTTGCAATCTTTGCGAGTTTTAGATTTTAAGAATGAACAGATATGGGCCCATTCGGATGTACTTGTATTCTATAAGAAATTTAGAAGAAATTTACATGAAATAGAAATGATTccattaaaaaagaaacaaaaattataa
- the LOC143347583 gene encoding plasmolipin — MMSETVVTMDGSSNNASNNPRQVPTVKSEPGQPNFLAGIRLNVPYFRTIPGLIKLVQVALGILCMACATPARVGATHWFLFVAVTAFIATLLWCFVYLLSIREALKIPINWILTELLNTTSFAVLYMIAFIAQLSVWSAIYNHPGIPSNIAAGVFGILNTLAYAAGAYFLYVEWKSSNTQ; from the exons ATGATGTCGGAGACTGTTGTGACGATGGACGGTTCCAGCAACAACGCCAGCAATAATCCTCGCCAGGTACCCACTGTGAAGTCGGAACCGGGTCAACCAAATTTTTTGGCAGGCATTAGACTAAACGTACCCTACTTCAGGACCATACCCGGTCTCATTAAGCTCGTGCAAGTG GCTCTGGGCATATTATGCATGGCATGCGCAACTCCAGCACGAGTGGGCGCAACCCATTGGTTTCTATTTGTCGCCGTAACAGCGTTCATCGCCACTCTGTTGTGGTGTTTCGTTTATTTGCTGTCCATTCGAGAGGCGCTTAAAATACCCATCAACTGGATTTTGACG GAGCTTTTGAACACCACGTCGTTCGCCGTCCTCTACATGATTGCCTTCATCGCTCAATTGTCTGTCTGGAGCGCGATATATAATCATCCTGGTATCCCGTCGAATATCGCTGCCGGG GTATTCGGTATCTTGAACACGCTCGCATACGCCGCTGGAGCGTATTTCCTGTACGTAGAGTGGAAGAGCAGCAACACGCAGTGA
- the LOC143347581 gene encoding dynein axonemal intermediate chain 3, translated as MPRKRDKRPLSWTLVAENIENVERVKLDLETQRELGCLVGEDVFLEYPWAYANRDVVVRLAKRLESPLTAFKEKIHAYESDAFLVGYASTRLISDDFVICLTEEAKRAVETRNKRITSAISSRVLDKMLKTARPWISLGSESEVDEIVAKNTRELFEIEIVLPGGSLGSARCLSDRDSSGCRDSYAQLVKANEEYENIDRKCVSRAAQTHSQPRGAFVQTYPGHPKNAWTQYAYESASTGQVEVNEELQDGGETNDEELERTDDERSKGRSDVLDKESDDEPREKSPLELFLEARSPEMIDAVKYNAAVNVHVDDIENLSRGKRSIGTFAEAAAFREQLSFADSNFAGNKAISDVSLPAGSVDRAAISYVNETRSAVLVWKFDDPLRPLHRLRHHREIHSVAFCPFDANLVIGGCSSGRVIVWNTRDHNDRNDEEINIEIPAVAVSDASCSHRLPVRRIQWMPAKYKIEPNGKLTESSVAAGRQFLTASEDSTVAVWNLDDEVPGDAFQPILRLRIPGANGEPGHLTCLQLPFSGVLWNQGESTQITSNPSLWIGCAEGLVRCTWDEQMFDEGTVNAVECRILGRSCMHDGPVTEITRSPHLEDVILTIGGRVFAIWKDDCLDGALFWRRACCIYTACCWASEPGVFVLSGERGVLELWDIKNESSQPIVSQTVSSKSITRLLSFNYTTAGQLFQTIGVADEGGFFRAFGEPESLRGDSTIERMDWFEEYVWRETRRKKVFASWQNDFLANDPATIAKRSARRDEERKRELDEARERLRREQEERSRSTTEKRTLGAPRPKDVAWSLREHDRMKSVLLSKKNLVPSELEAKRLPLVLREKARDAKLSKARDETARWETYFSRALAEEFPEIPKSKNEASKPEEPTIKLVTSVDDCLRKYDEIRSRAREMLTNNFTDSNFQLFGNDKMFKNS; from the coding sequence ATGCCGAGGAAACGAGACAAGCGTCCGCTCAGCTGGACGCTGGTCGCCGAAAATATCGAAAATGTGGAACGCGTGAAGCTCGATCTCGAGACGCAACGCGAACTGGGTTGTTTGGTGGGCGAGGACGTGTTCCTGGAATACCCATGGGCTTACGCGAACCGAGACGTGGTCGTGCGACTCGCTAAACGGCTGGAATCGCCTCTAACAGCGTTCAAAGAGAAGATCCACGCCTACGAATCGGACGCGTTCCTCGTGGGCTACGCCTCCACGCGACTGATCTCCGACGATTTCGTGATCTGTCTCACCGAGGAAGCGAAACGTGCAGTCGAGACGCGAAACAAGAGGATCACCAGCGCCATCTCGAGCAGAGTGCTCGACAAGATGCTGAAGACCGCGAGACCGTGGATCTCGTTGGGCAGCGAGTCGGAAGTGGACGAAATCGTCGCGAAAAACACGAGGGAGTTGTTCGAGATTGAAATCGTATTGCCCGGTGGTTCCCTGGGCTCCGCTCGATGTTTAAGCGACAGGGATTCGAGCGGTTGCAGAGACAGCTACGCTCAACTCGTGAAAGCGAACGAGGAGTACGAGAACATCGACAGGAAGTGCGTCTCTCGAGCCGCCCAAACCCACTCGCAGCCTCGTGGTGCGTTCGTTCAAACGTATCCCGGGCATCCTAAAAACGCGTGGACGCAGTACGCGTACGAGAGCGCGTCGACAGGGCAGGTCGAGGTCAACGAGGAGCTCCAAGATGGCGGGGAGACGAACGACGAGGAATTGGAGCGAACCGACGACGAACGATCCAAAGGGAGAAGCGACGTCCTGGATAAGGAAAGCGACGACGAACCCAGAGAAAAGTCACCCTTGGAATTATTTCTGGAGGCACGTTCGCCAGAAATGATCGACGCGGTTAAGTATAACGCCGCGGTGAACGTGCACGTGGACGACATTGAGAATTTATCGCGGGGTAAACGATCGATCGGAACGTTCGCCGAAGCGGCGGCCTTTCGCGAGCAGTTATCGTTCGCTGATTCGAACTTCGCAGGAAATAAAGCCATTTCCGACGTTTCCTTGCCCGCGGGATCGGTGGATCGCGCAGCGATTTCGTACGTTAACGAAACTCGCTCTGCGGTGCTCGTTTGGAAATTCGACGATCCGCTACGTCCTCTGCATCGTCTGCGCCATCATCGAGAAATACATTCCGTCGCGTTCTGTCCGTTCGACGCGAACCTCGTGATCGGCGGCTGCTCCAGCGGTCGCGTGATCGTCTGGAACACGAGAGATCACAACGATCGTAACGACGAGGAGATAAATATCGAGATTCCCGCGGTGGCTGTCTCCGACGCGAGTTGCTCTCACCGACTCCCCGTCCGGAGGATCCAATGGATGCCTGCCAAGTACAAAATAGAGCCAAATGGAAAGCTGACAGAGTCGTCCGTCGCCGCTGGCCGGCAATTTCTAACTGCTTCCGAGGATAGCACCGTCGCGGTGTGGAATCTCGACGATGAAGTCCCCGGGGACGCTTTCCAACCGATTCTTCGCCTTCGAATTCCCGGCGCGAACGGTGAACCTGGACACTTGACGTGTTTGCAGCTGCCGTTTAGCGGCGTTCTTTGGAATCAAGGCGAAAGCACTCAGATTACGAGCAACCCGAGCTTGTGGATAGGCTGCGCGGAAGGATTGGTAAGGTGCACGTGGGACGAGCAGATGTTCGACGAGGGAACGGTGAATGCTGTCGAGTGCAGGATCTTGGGACGTTCGTGCATGCACGACGGTCCCGTTACGGAAATTACACGGTCGCCGCATCTCGAAGACGTGATTCTGACGATCGGTGGTCGCGTGTTCGCGATTTGGAAGGACGACTGTTTGGACGGGGCGCTGTTTTGGCGGAGGGCCTGTTGCATTTACACCGCCTGTTGCTGGGCTAGCGAACCAGGCGTTTTTGTGCTCTCTGGCGAACGCGGGGTACTCGAACTGTGGGACATAAAGAACGAATCGAGCCAACCGATCGTCTCGCAGACGGTATCGTCGAAATCGATCACTCGTTTGTTGTCGTTTAATTATACGACGGCCGGTCAGCTGTTCCAGACGATCGGCGTGGCGGACGAGGGTGGATTTTTTCGCGCGTTCGGCGAGCCCGAGAGTCTTCGCGGCGACAGCACGATCGAGAGGATGGACTGGTTCGAGGAGTACGTTTGGAGAGAAACGCGGAGGAAGAAGGTTTTCGCCAGTTGGCAGAACGATTTCCTCGCCAACGATCCGGCCACGATAGCGAAAAGATCGGCTAGGCGTGACGAGGAGCGCAAAAGAGAACTGGATGAAGCGAGGGAGAGACTTCGTCGAGAGCAGGAAGAACGCTCGAGATCGACAACGGAGAAACGGACGCTCGGCGCTCCGAGACCGAAAGACGTTGCGTGGTCGTTGAGGGAGCACGATAGAATGAAGTCCGTGCTTTTGAGCAAGAAAAATTTAGTTCCCTCCGAGTTGGAGGCAAAGAGGCTTCCTCTTGTTCTCCGAGAAAAGGCGAGAGACGCGAAGCTGTCGAAAGCTCGAGACGAAACTGCTCGTTGGGAAACGTACTTCTCGAGAGCGCTGGCCGAAGAATTTCCCGAGATTCCGAAGTCGAAGAACGAGGCTTCGAAGCCCGAAGAACCAACGATCAAACTTGTAACATCCGTCGACGATTGTCTGCGGAAATACGATGAAATACGTAGTAGAGCTCGGGAAATGTTAACGAACAATTTTACCGATTCGAATTTTCAGCTCTTTGGAAACGATAAAATGTTCAAAAATTCATAG
- the LOC143347582 gene encoding syntenin-1, with the protein MSLYPTLEDMKVDHMMKAQLQAESQYDVPPISNKEQIVPSAPSYNSSAVLYPLLGEYMGMELSEEVIAENMPEYSLVKRSSVTVSVPAPSGPIASMVAPLSGQSLGLQRAQVTNGIRELILCKDKDGKIGLRVHAVSNGIFVCLVSQNSPAAFAGLRFGDQILSINDISVAGYTMEQVHEMLRKADINGIRVVIRDRPFERTVTMHKDSAGYIGFQFKNGKIIALFKDSSAARNGLLTDHQLLEINGKNVIGLKDKEITAEIENGGDIITVTIIPSYIYEHMIKKMNTSLLKTLMDHSIPDV; encoded by the exons ATGTCATTGTACCCTACCCTTGAAGACATGAAAGTAGATCATATGATGAAG GCTCAATTGCAAGCAGAGTCACAATACGATGTTCCACCCATATCGAATAAAGAACAAATAGTTCCATCTGCACCTAGCTATAATTCGAGTGCTGTATTATATCCTTTGTTAGGAGAATACATGGGAATGGAACTCAGTGAAGAAGTGATAGCAGAAAACATGCCTGAATATTCACTTGTGAAACGTTCAAGT gTGACAGTTAGTGTACCTGCTCCATCTGGACCAATAGCAAGTATGGTTGCACCATTGTCTGGACAATCTTTAGGATTGCAGAGAGCACAAGTTACAAATGGTATAAGAGAG TTGATATTATGCAAAGATAAAGATGGTAAAATTGGTTTGAGAGTACACGCTGTCAGTAATGGCATCTTTGTATGCCTTGTAAGTCAAAATTCTCCAGCTGCATTTGCTGGCTTACGATTTGGGGATCAAATTTTGAGTATCAATGATATTTCTGTTGCTGGGTACACGATGGAACAGGTTCATGAAATGCTAAGAAAAGCTGATATTAACGGCATCAGAGTAGTTATACGCGATAG GCCATTTGAGCGTACAGTAACCATGCACAAAGATAGTGCAGGGTATATCGGTTTTCAGTTTAAAAACGGAAAGATAATTGCGTTGTTTAAAGATTCTTCGGCCGCTCGGAATGGACTCTTAACGGATCATCAACTATTAGAAATTAACGGAAAA aatGTCATCGGATTAAAAGATAAAGAAATTACGGCGGAAATTGAAAATGGCGGAGACATTATCACCGTAACGATTATACCCTCGTACATTTACGAACACATGATTAAAAA AATGAATACTAGTTTATTAAAAACACTTATGGATCACTCTATACCAGATGTTTAA